Below is a window of Clostridium sp. JN-1 DNA.
AGGATGTGATGGAAGCGGCAAGGCAACACAAACACAGATGTTACATAAGAGATTTATAGATGAAAAGTATAGTGTGAGGAAAGTTGAATATCCAAATTATAAGAGTGATTCGTCAGCACTTGTTAAAATGTATCTTGAAGGAAGATTTGGAACTAATCCAGAAGATGTAAATTCCTATGCAGCGTCTACTTTTTACGCAGTAGATAGATTTGCTTCATATAAAACTGAATGGAAAGACTTTTATGATAATGGAGGAATAATAATAGCAGATAGGTATACTACTTCAAACATGGTACATCAAGCTTCAAAAGTTGATAATAAAGCTGACAAGGATAAATTCTTAGATTGGTTATGGAATTTTGAATTCAATCTTTTTAATCTTCCAGTACCTGATTGTGTTATTTTTCTAGATATGCCTCCTAAGTACAGCCAAAAGTTGATGCAAAATAGAAAAAATAAAATAAATGGTAAGGAGACTAAGGATATACACGAAAGTGACTTAAATTATTTAAAAAAGTCATATGATAATAGTAAGTATGTTGCAGAAAAATACAACTGGTGCGTTATAGATTGTGTAGAAGATAATTGTGTGAAAAGTATGGAAAAAATTCATGAAGATATATATTTAACTGTTAAAAGTTTTTTGAATTTATAACAGTTAAAATATTAGATAAAATTTACTATGACAGACAGGTTTAATACAAAATTATGATAAAATTGATTTAAATAAATTATTTATATTCTATATTATAAAGAGGAGATGAGTTTCATGAAATTAATAATAGCTATTGTTCAGGATAACGATGCTAATGCATTAATAGATACTTTGACTGATTCAGGTTTTAGGGTAACTAAATTAGCTACTACAGGGGGTTTCTTAAAGTCTGGTAATACAACTTTATTAGTAGGAGTTGAACAAGAAAAAGTAGATGAAGTCATATCTCAAATAGAAAGTGTATGCAAAACCAGAGAACAAGTTGTTACAACTCCATCACCTGTAGCAGGGTCAACTGGTATATATGTACCTTATCCTATGGAAGTAGAAGTTGGCGGTGCAAATATATTTGTAGTGGATGTCGATAAGTTTATTAAAATTTAATGGAGGTAATATTTTAGTGGCATTTGATGAAATAATAGGGCATGACAATATAAAAAATCAAATGTTTATTTCTATAGATAATAATACCTTTTCTCATGCACATATCATATCAGGTGAAGATGGAATAGGGAAAAGTCTTATTGCAAGAAAAGCAGCATCAGAGTTTTTATCAAGACAAGGATTGCCTGGATTTAAGGTAGATATAGTAGAATTTAAGTTACTTGAAGATAAGAAGTCTATAGGAATAGACGAAGTAAAAAATATAATACGTGAAGCAAATAGA
It encodes the following:
- a CDS encoding deoxynucleoside kinase, producing MNKKGKLIVIEGCDGSGKATQTQMLHKRFIDEKYSVRKVEYPNYKSDSSALVKMYLEGRFGTNPEDVNSYAASTFYAVDRFASYKTEWKDFYDNGGIIIADRYTTSNMVHQASKVDNKADKDKFLDWLWNFEFNLFNLPVPDCVIFLDMPPKYSQKLMQNRKNKINGKETKDIHESDLNYLKKSYDNSKYVAEKYNWCVIDCVEDNCVKSMEKIHEDIYLTVKSFLNL
- a CDS encoding cyclic-di-AMP receptor, whose amino-acid sequence is MKLIIAIVQDNDANALIDTLTDSGFRVTKLATTGGFLKSGNTTLLVGVEQEKVDEVISQIESVCKTREQVVTTPSPVAGSTGIYVPYPMEVEVGGANIFVVDVDKFIKI